DNA from Sorangium aterium:
CTCTTCGCCGAAGAGGGCGCTCTTCTTCATGTCCTCGAAGTCGGCTGGCAGAACCGGGGACTTCGCGACGGCGCTTGTTCCATACGTATATCCATGGACGGTCATGATCGTTCACTCCTTCTGCGGGCAATACCCCGCGCTCACCCCGAGCGACGCGCTCGGGGCGTTGAAACGGTCGTCGCGACGGCGACTGGCCGGTAACAGGCCTCGAAGAGGCTATCGTATGTAGAGCGGCGCTCTGGAGCACCGCTCACGTTGATCAGCCGAGAAATGAACCGCCAAGGCACCAAGGCGCCAAGAGATCGAGAAAATCACAATGATCTTGGCGTCTTCTGGCGTCTCGGCGGCTTTTTCTGCTGATCCGGAGCAACCTCCCGCAGCGATGCCACCCGCCTGCCTGGCGGCTGCGCCCGCATCCCGCGAGGAGGAGCACCGCTCTACTCGGGCTGGACGAAGCGCCTCCACGCGTCTTCGCGCTGCGCCTCTTCAGCCTGCTCGTGTTCGCCGCAGTCGATCCTCAGGTGTCGGCCCGCCATCGGCGCGTCGACGAAAGCACAGTGGTGGGGCAGCGCCCCTTCATGCGCGTTCGGCCGGAAGTACTTGCAGGTGACGCACATGCGGCTCACCGGGATATGCCCGCTGAGCTGCAAGGAACGGATGATCTTCACGACCCCAGCCAGGAAGGCCTCTTGCTCCAGCGTCGAGAGCGCGCCCACCGCGGACACGATGGCGTCGGGCAGCGTCGTCACTTTCTGCGCGAGCGCGCGCCCCTGCGGCGTGAGCTCGATCAGGCTCGCCCGCGGGTGGCGCGGGTCCGGGCGCTTGACGACAGCTCCCTTGTCCACGAGCGCTCGGACCGATTCGCTGATGGTCGCCAGGGTGACGCCCAGGCGCTGCGAGAGCTCGCTCCCGCTGAGCGGCCCCTCCAGCGAGAGCGTCGCGAGGATCTGCCCCTGCGTCGGCGACAGGCCCTCGTGGTTCGCCTGCTCCCACGCCTGCAGCTTCATCGCGAGCCCCAGCTTCCGAAGCCCTACCGCGATGCGCCGATCGATCGGCTCGGAGTTCTCCTCGAAGAAGAGCGGGAGCGAGCGACCCATGACCCTCATTTAACTTAGGAGTCCTAAGTTGTCAAGGGTGGCCCGCGGTGAGCCGCGCCGGGTCGCCGAGGACCGGGCGAACGCTCGTCCAGCACGAGGTCGAAGGCCACGGCCCCCGAACTGGACCCATCGGCTCGCACGGCCGCGCGACGTCCCCCTGTGGACCCGATCGACCGCTGGAAGCGGGCATGGAGGAGCGCGCGCTCCTGCGGCAGCCTGCCGAGGTCATCCGGCGTGATCGTCGGAGATCGGAGGCGGCGCGCGGCACGCCGCCCGACGTGCGCTCATCCAACGAGCTCATGGCAGGACCGGAGCCAGCGAAGCCGTTCAGGGGAGCCATCCGGACCTCGGTGTCGACATCGACGGACGGGCTGGTCGCAGGACAGGAGTTCTCCCTCTTCGTCACGGTGCAGAACCCGTTCGAGGCGCCGCTCTCGCTGTGCCGCGTGAGCACGAGCCTGCCCGCCGAGCTCATCGATGTCGACCGGCAGTGGACAGAGCAGCGGATCGAGAGGCTCGAGGACCGACTCGCCGTGATCGAGGGCGCCGCGCGGGCGCTCGCGCCGGGCGGCGACTCCCTGGGCTCGCGGCTGCGCCGCGCCGTCCGGCGGCTGCTGCGGCGCCGCCCGCCCGGGCGCGGCGAGGCGCCGAGGGCGCCCGCGATCGCGCGCGATCTCCGCGGAGCAGGCGGCGAGGCCGCGCTCGCGGCGCTCCACCCGCCGCTCCGGCACAGCGCGGGCCTCCGGGGCCGGGGACCCACGGCGGGCGCGTGGAGCGAGGACGGCGAGGAGGGGAGCACCTCGCCCGAGGGGCTCCTCGGCGACGACGCAGGCGCGGTCCGGGACGCCATCCTGTCGTCGGGGGCCCCGGATCCTCCCACGGTGCTCCAGGCCGGGAACTCGACGGCGCGGAGCTTCACCGTGCGATCGCGGCGCACGCTGTGGTTCCGCACCGCGTCGTACCGGTTGCTCATCGAGGTCGAGTACGAGATCGACGGCGCGAGCAACGTCGACACCATCGAGCACGTCCTCAAGGTGAGCTCGTCGCTGGCGAGCATGATCTGCGGCGCCGTGCTCGGGGGCGTCGGGGGCTGGTTCGCCGCGCGGGGCGGCGCCGCGCCGCTCGACGTGGAGACCGGCTTCAGCCTCGCCGTGTCGCTCGTCCTGGTCGTGATGGCGGTCGTCCTGCTCGCGCGCAAGAGGGACGTGCAGCCCATCGTCGCGATCGAGGATTTCTGGGGCGGTGTCGCCGTCGGGTTCTTGATCGCCTATTCAGGACCGAGGCTCTTCGCGGGGCTCTTCGGTCTGCCCGCGCCGGCGCAGCCCGCGTCGAGCGCCCTCATCTGACAGCGATGCTGCCGAGCTCGCGCGACGCCGGGAGAGTCGGGAGAACGGAAGCGCAGGCTTTACATCCCGCCCTGCGCCGTTAAGCACGCATGGAGAGGAGGGGCCGTGTCCACTCTGCGTGCCAGGGCGACCGCCGAGCTCCAGTGTCGGATCGACGTGCTCCCGCGCGACGTCGCGCGGTTCGAGGCGGCCGCCGCGGCGAACACGCGAGGTTTCGGGATCCACAAGAGCCAGGTGCTGGCGCTGAAGATCCTCATGAACGAGCTGATCCAGCGCCAGAGAGGCATCCTGGAGCGGCTCGGAGCGGACCTGTCCGACGCCGACTTCGCGGATGGCTTCGGCAAGCTCCTCGTCGAGATCGCGGGCGCGCACGGGGTGTGGAACATCTTTTCTCAGACGCTCGCGCAGCGGGAGCAGCCGGCGCTCGCCCCCCCGCTCGACGCGGCCGACCTCGTGGCCGCCGAGTGTTACCAGGCGTGCATGAACACGGCGCGCAACTGGGGCCTCGTCCCCCGCGAGGGGATGCGCGAGCCGCCGCTGGTCTGCCTGGAGGCGCACTACGGGCCGGTCGCCGTGAGCCGCCAGAACCCGCTCCGCGCCCTCCGCAGCTCGCTCCGGAGCTACCGCGACCTCCGGCTGCCGATACCGATCGTGCTCCTGCCGGCCGATCAGACCGAGTGCGCCTGGCTCCTTGTCATGCTCTGCCACGAGGTCGGCCACAACGTCGATCAGGATCTGGCGCTCTCGAGCGAGCTGACCAGGGCGCTGCTCCTCGGCACCGACGGGGAGATCCCGTCCGACCGGCAGGAGATCTGGTTCGGCTGGACCCGGGAGATCCTCGCCGACGCGATCGGTGTCCTCCTCGGCAACGCCGGCTTCGCGCTGGCGCTCGCGTCGCTGCAACTCGTGCTCGCGCCCGGGAGCCAGCAAGGCGAGCTTGACCGGCGCGATCCTCACCCGCACCCGATGATCCGCGTCCCGCTGCTCGCCGCGCTGCTGCGGCGGCTCGGGGTCGCGGCGCTCGCCGGCGCGGCCGACCAGATAGAGCAGGACTGGCGGGCGCTGCCCGCGCCGGCCTGGGTCGCGCCGTTCCTCGGCGACCTCGGCGCGATCGCGGGCACGTTCCTGGAGAGGAAGCTGGACGCGCTCGGCGGTCGCGCGCTCAGGGAGCTCCACCCGGACGTCGCGGCCGACGTGAAGCGGGCAGACGCGCTCGCGCGCTTTCTCAGGAGCGGTGAGCTCCGCCCGGCGCCGGACAAACCCTCATATTTCCCCTACCGCCTCGTGCCGGTCGCGGCGCAGCTCGTGGTCGCCTCGGCGCCGTCTCCGGTCGAGCTCGGCGCCGTCCAGCGGCGATCAATGGAGTTCTTCGCGGCGATCCCGCGGCCGCCGATGCTGGCGGGCGCGGCGTCGCTGTCCCCGCAGCGCGCCGCGTCCTATGCGCGGATCGCGCGGTCGGTCGACTTCGCTGGAGATGGCGGATGACCACGAGGCCGAGCGCGCAGCTCTCTCGAACTCCAGAGATCCTCGTCCGCATCGCCCCGGTCCGCCCCGCGGAGCCGGTCACGCCGCGCGCGACCGGCCGCCGCGTGTGCCGGCGCTATCACGCGTGGATCTACACGAAGCTCGATATCTCCTCTCTGCTGCTCGGGGACCCCGGCGCGGTCGAGCCGGGCGGCGCGTCGCCGCTGCCCGAGATGGCGGGGCTGCCGCTCATCGGCCATGAAGAGATCTCCGTCACCTGGCTCAGCTACGCCGAGTATCTGAGCATGTTTTACGAGGGCGAGGAGGCCCTGCTCGAGCTGCGGCGCCGCCTCATCGGGTCGATCTCCCGCGGGCTCCGGGCGATCCTGCGGCTCCGGCCGCACGCGCCCCGGCGGCTGCGCATCTGGTGGTCGACCGAAACGCCCGAGCTCGACGAGCTTCCCTGGGAGATCCTCCTCCACGGCGAGCACCGCCCGCCGCGCCTCTCGATCGTGCGGGGGATCCCGGGGCGGGTCGTGCCGCCGCTCTCCCTGCGGGAGGGACAGCCGCTGCGCGTCGCCGTGGTCGACCCGACCGGCGGCGCGCCCGCCTCGCTCTCCGAGGCGCTGGAGGGCCTGGGCTCCGGCATCGAGGTCGCCTGGATCGAGGAGGACGACGCGCGCAAAGCGCTCTCCGCGGCGATCCAGGCGGGATTCGAGGTGATCCACGTGGTGGCCGACGGCATGGTGCCGCTCGGCCTGGAGGGCCTCCTCGAGTTCTCGGGGGACGAGGACGACACGCTCTCCTCCCTGGAGCTCACTGCCATGCTGCGCGGGTCGAGCGCCACGATCCTCTCGCTCACCCCGCCGGAGACTCCCCGCGTGGGCCACGGCGGCATGCCCGCCGTGTACCACGCGTTCGCGCACTTCGGCCATCAAAGCGGCGATGGCCCCACGATCGCCGCCCAGCTCGGCCCCATGCATCCACGCGTGTACCGCGAGTTCTGGCGCGCGTTCTACGAGCGGCTCGCGGCGTCGCTCGACGTGGAGGACGCGATGATGGCGGCGTCGCAGCGCCCCCTCCTGACGCCCGTCGTTCTGTTCCTCCGGCACCGCTTCGGCCGGCAGTTCACCCGGCAGGGCGACGACGCGCGGCGCTCTCCCACGTGGCCGACGCTCGGCGCGGGGCAGACCCCGGAGGGCGACGTGCCGCTCACGCCGGCGCAGGTGACCGCCGATCTCTCGTGCTCCCGCGACCTGCTCGACGCGGCGAAGACGCTGGAGGCCCGCTACGCGGCGCTCGGGCTCGAGTTCCCGGGCAAGGGCCTCATCGAGCGCGAGGGCCAGCGGCAGGCCGCCCTCGATGAGGCGCTCGATCAATCCCTGTCCGAGGACACGGAGCCATGAGAAACCCCGAGTTCGTTGTCGACATCGAGCCTGGCGGGGGCTCGCGCCTGCGGCTGTGCGTCCACGCCAGCCACCTCGCGCCCATCGATGACGAGCTCGAACGACCCTTTCCGAGCTTCCCGCCCGCGGAGCTCGACGAGCTGCGGAGCGGCTACGGGTCGGAGCAGATGACCGAGTCCCTGGCCGAGCAGGTCACCGGCTGGCTGCTCCAGAACGATCTCCGCGGCCACCTGGGCACCGCGGTGAACGCGGCGACTCAGCCCTTCCGGATCGTCTTCCGGCCGCACCCGGCGGTGCTTCCGTACCTGCACGACGTCCCCTTCGAGCTGCTCAAGCTCGACGCCGACCGGCTCGCGCTGCACCCCTTGGTACGGGGGATCGTCCACTCGTACAAGCGCCACCGCGGGGTGGCCGCGCCGCCGGCGCTGCGCTGGAGCTGGCCTTTCCGCGTGCTCTTCGTCCGCACGAACCCGAAGGACCTCGGCGGGGACGTGCCGCCCGTGCTGCCCATCCGCGATCGCGTCGTCGCGATCGCGCGCGGGTGCGGGCTCGCCGACGTCGTGGAGGTCGCGGTGCTGAGCAGCGAGGCGGGCGCAGGCGGGCCCGTCACCTACGATGCCTTCCGCGCCGAGCTGCGCAACGTGCGCTACGATCTCCTCGTTTACCTGGGGCACGGCGACCTCCAGGAGGTCGGGTTCGAGGGGTTGCCCCCGATCGGCGTCCTCCTGTTCGAGCTCGACGGCAGCGACTTCGCCAACCCGATCCGCGCCGATCAGCTCCGGAGCGAGCTCCTGAACCGGCCCGTGCCGGTCGTGGTGCTCGCGGGCTGCATGACCGCGGCGGGCGAGGTGCTGCGCGAGCGGCTGCCGCAGTGGATGCGCGGCAACCAGAACGTGGCGCACTCGCTGATCCACGGCGAGTCCGGCGTCCAGTGCGCGATCGGGATGCGTCACCGGCTGGAGGCGGCGGACGCCGAGCGCTTCCTCCAGGCGTTCGTCCTCAGCCTGCTCAAGCAGTGCCCGGGCGACGTCGAACGGGCCGTGCGGGCGGGACGCGAGGAGATGTTCGCGCAGAAGCCGTACCCGCCCAGCTGGTCGGCGCCCGTCCTCTTCCGCGCGGCGAACGTGGAGCCGCTGTTCGACTTCCTGTGCACCGCGCCGACCGCGTTCGACCCGCTCGACGAGCACGACCAGGCGCTGCGGGAGAAGTTCTGGAAGAAGCGGAGCGAGCTGCCGGCCGCGCTGCCCCCGGAGACCCGACATTTCTCGAGCTTACTGCTCGATACGGTGGAATCAACGTTCCTCGACCGCAGGCGGCAGGGGGGGGCCACCCTGGTGTGGCCCGCGCGGAACGAGGCGAAGCCCGGCGATACCGTGAAGGTGTCTGTCCAGCTCATGGAGTCGGTCTCCGTGTCGCGCCTGGAAGGACGGCTGTCCTTCGCCGAGGCGATCACGGTGCGGGCAGCCCGGCCGGCGTCGGGGCTCAAGGCTGCGGGGCTGCGCGCGTTCTTCGCCCTGGATCAACCGGGCGAGGTGCGGTTCGTCGCGTCCGCCCCTTCCGGAGAGCCGGTGAC
Protein-coding regions in this window:
- a CDS encoding MarR family winged helix-turn-helix transcriptional regulator, which produces MGRSLPLFFEENSEPIDRRIAVGLRKLGLAMKLQAWEQANHEGLSPTQGQILATLSLEGPLSGSELSQRLGVTLATISESVRALVDKGAVVKRPDPRHPRASLIELTPQGRALAQKVTTLPDAIVSAVGALSTLEQEAFLAGVVKIIRSLQLSGHIPVSRMCVTCKYFRPNAHEGALPHHCAFVDAPMAGRHLRIDCGEHEQAEEAQREDAWRRFVQPE
- a CDS encoding CHAT domain-containing protein, whose product is MTTRPSAQLSRTPEILVRIAPVRPAEPVTPRATGRRVCRRYHAWIYTKLDISSLLLGDPGAVEPGGASPLPEMAGLPLIGHEEISVTWLSYAEYLSMFYEGEEALLELRRRLIGSISRGLRAILRLRPHAPRRLRIWWSTETPELDELPWEILLHGEHRPPRLSIVRGIPGRVVPPLSLREGQPLRVAVVDPTGGAPASLSEALEGLGSGIEVAWIEEDDARKALSAAIQAGFEVIHVVADGMVPLGLEGLLEFSGDEDDTLSSLELTAMLRGSSATILSLTPPETPRVGHGGMPAVYHAFAHFGHQSGDGPTIAAQLGPMHPRVYREFWRAFYERLAASLDVEDAMMAASQRPLLTPVVLFLRHRFGRQFTRQGDDARRSPTWPTLGAGQTPEGDVPLTPAQVTADLSCSRDLLDAAKTLEARYAALGLEFPGKGLIEREGQRQAALDEALDQSLSEDTEP
- a CDS encoding CHAT domain-containing protein; its protein translation is MRNPEFVVDIEPGGGSRLRLCVHASHLAPIDDELERPFPSFPPAELDELRSGYGSEQMTESLAEQVTGWLLQNDLRGHLGTAVNAATQPFRIVFRPHPAVLPYLHDVPFELLKLDADRLALHPLVRGIVHSYKRHRGVAAPPALRWSWPFRVLFVRTNPKDLGGDVPPVLPIRDRVVAIARGCGLADVVEVAVLSSEAGAGGPVTYDAFRAELRNVRYDLLVYLGHGDLQEVGFEGLPPIGVLLFELDGSDFANPIRADQLRSELLNRPVPVVVLAGCMTAAGEVLRERLPQWMRGNQNVAHSLIHGESGVQCAIGMRHRLEAADAERFLQAFVLSLLKQCPGDVERAVRAGREEMFAQKPYPPSWSAPVLFRAANVEPLFDFLCTAPTAFDPLDEHDQALREKFWKKRSELPAALPPETRHFSSLLLDTVESTFLDRRRQGGATLVWPARNEAKPGDTVKVSVQLMESVSVSRLEGRLSFAEAITVRAARPASGLKAAGLRAFFALDQPGEVRFVASAPSGEPVTLGAGPLFEVDLTLPGAFPAVYELRVDALASEPRLFMCGWNNAIVVPLP